A single Saccopteryx bilineata isolate mSacBil1 chromosome 9, mSacBil1_pri_phased_curated, whole genome shotgun sequence DNA region contains:
- the CHCHD1 gene encoding small ribosomal subunit protein mS37: protein MATPSLRGRLARLGNPRKPILKPNKPLILANRVGERRRERGEATCITEMSVMMACWKQNEFRDEACRKEIQDFFDCASKAEEARKMRSIQGESGNLPPKKLNMLLQRFPNKPHVS from the exons ATGGCGACGCCCAGTCTGCGGGGCCGCCTAGCGCGGCTAGGAAACCCGCGGAAGCCTATACTGAAGCCTAACAAGCCCCTCATCCTAGCTAACCGTGTCGGCGAACGGCGCCGGGAGAGGGGCG AGGCGACCTGTATCACAGAGATGTCAGTGATGATGGCTTGCTGGAAGCAGAATGAATTCCGCGACGAAGCTTGCAGAAAAGAGATCCAGGACTTCTTTGATTGTGCTTCGAAGGCTGAG gAAGCCCGAAAGATGAGATCGATCCAGGGAGAGAGTGGGAATCTACCCCCCAAGAAATTGAACATGTTGTTACAGAGGTTTCCTAACAAACCACATGTCAGCTGA